One Pseudomonas brassicacearum genomic region harbors:
- a CDS encoding SDR family NAD(P)-dependent oxidoreductase — translation MSDLPTIVITGAGTGIGAACARLYAGEGANLVLIGRRRDPLEQLAQEIGGLVLAGDAACPATWDGFVAQIRERFGRIDVLLACAGGMGLGSATETSPAAWEAAVRSNLDSAFYSARACLPLLLESAGNIVLIASIASLAAGPGVCGYTTTKHALLGLNRSLARDYGPKGVRVNAVCPGWVRTPMADEEMQVLMKFHGETLQQAYDRVCADVPLRRPASAEEIAHVCRFLASPHASIITGATLVADGGSSIVDVPTLAFSRMEATHA, via the coding sequence ATGTCTGATTTGCCCACCATCGTGATCACCGGAGCGGGCACCGGCATCGGTGCCGCCTGCGCCCGGTTGTATGCTGGCGAAGGTGCCAATCTGGTGTTGATTGGTCGACGCCGCGACCCCTTGGAGCAACTGGCCCAGGAGATCGGCGGCCTGGTGCTGGCGGGTGATGCGGCTTGCCCGGCAACCTGGGACGGTTTCGTCGCGCAGATCCGCGAGCGCTTTGGCCGGATCGATGTGCTGCTGGCCTGCGCTGGCGGCATGGGCTTGGGCAGCGCCACCGAGACCAGCCCGGCGGCCTGGGAAGCGGCCGTGCGCAGCAATCTCGACAGTGCGTTCTACAGTGCCCGGGCTTGCCTGCCGCTGCTGCTGGAAAGCGCCGGCAACATCGTGCTGATCGCGTCTATCGCTTCATTGGCGGCTGGACCCGGGGTCTGCGGCTACACCACCACCAAGCATGCGCTGCTGGGCCTCAACCGTTCCTTGGCACGGGACTATGGACCCAAAGGCGTGCGGGTCAACGCGGTCTGTCCAGGCTGGGTGCGTACGCCAATGGCCGACGAGGAAATGCAGGTACTGATGAAGTTTCATGGCGAGACGCTGCAACAGGCGTACGACCGGGTCTGCGCCGACGTACCGCTGCGCAGGCCCGCCAGCGCCGAAGAAATTGCCCATGTCTGCCGCTTCCTGGCGTCGCCACACGCCTCAATCATCACGGGCGCGACATTGGTGGCCGACGGAGGCTCCAGCATCGTGGACGTGCCGACACTGGCCTTCAGCCGAATGGAGGCTACCCATGCCTGA
- a CDS encoding p-hydroxyphenylacetate 3-hydroxylase reductase component — MSSICDTAFDTRAFRRALGNFATGVTVVTAAAEDGRKVGVTANSFNSVSLDPPLILWSIDKRSTSHGVFEAASHFAVNVLAADQIDLSNNFARPKEDRFAEIEFEAGEGGAPVFVDCSARFHCEKYQQVDGGDHWIMIGKVVAFDDFGRSPLLYHQGAYSMVLPHTRMTKREEGQSPSSHFQGRLSHNLYYLMTQALRAYQASYQPRQLSTGLRTSEARMLMVLENDAGLNLCDLQREVAMPVREIEEAVANLKRKGLVSDEGERVRLTAKGIDETEGLWAIAKEQQDKVFAQFSEEQLEHFKQVLKGVIKGA, encoded by the coding sequence ATGTCCAGTATTTGTGATACCGCTTTCGACACCCGCGCGTTCCGCCGGGCCCTGGGTAATTTTGCCACTGGGGTGACCGTGGTCACCGCGGCCGCTGAAGATGGCCGCAAGGTCGGGGTGACCGCTAACAGTTTCAACTCGGTGTCCCTGGACCCGCCGCTGATCCTCTGGAGCATCGACAAACGTTCCACCAGCCATGGCGTGTTCGAAGCCGCCAGTCATTTTGCGGTGAACGTACTCGCCGCCGACCAGATCGACCTGTCGAACAACTTCGCGCGCCCCAAGGAAGACCGGTTCGCCGAGATCGAATTCGAGGCCGGCGAAGGTGGTGCCCCCGTGTTCGTGGACTGCTCGGCACGTTTTCATTGTGAGAAATACCAGCAGGTCGACGGCGGCGATCACTGGATCATGATCGGCAAGGTCGTGGCCTTTGATGATTTCGGACGCTCGCCCTTGCTCTATCACCAGGGCGCCTATTCGATGGTGCTGCCCCACACTCGCATGACCAAACGGGAAGAGGGCCAGTCCCCCAGCAGTCATTTCCAGGGCCGCTTGAGCCATAACCTGTATTACCTGATGACCCAGGCGCTGCGGGCCTATCAGGCCAGCTACCAGCCGCGTCAGTTGTCCACCGGCTTGCGCACCAGTGAGGCACGGATGTTGATGGTGCTGGAGAACGACGCCGGACTGAACCTTTGCGATCTGCAGCGGGAGGTGGCGATGCCGGTGCGCGAGATCGAGGAAGCCGTGGCCAACCTCAAGCGCAAGGGCCTGGTGAGCGATGAAGGCGAGCGGGTGCGCCTGACCGCCAAGGGCATCGATGAGACCGAAGGGCTCTGGGCGATTGCCAAGGAGCAACAGGACAAGGTGTTCGCCCAGTTCAGCGAGGAGCAGCTGGAGCATTTCAAGCAAGTGCTTAAAGGCGTGATCAAAGGCGCTTGA
- a CDS encoding NAD(P)/FAD-dependent oxidoreductase: MINIETPTYYTATKKYNLSFPTLEQDVEADVVVIGGGFSGINTALELAEKGITNIVVLEARYLGFGGTGRNGGQIMAGIGHDLEKIKKDVGEEGLRQIFEISDLGADIIKDRIAKYAIDADFCHGYGYMGFNARQEKTLRAWEKDFKSVNSKHEIRFLGGSEVQQIIGSKAYSSALLHMGGGHVHSLNLLLGEAKAVVSHGVRIFENSPALEVSYGERITVRTGRGSVKASKLLWACDSFLNKLEPELHRSTINTYAFQMMTEPLSDELIQRISPIRGAYSDIRPVIDYYRVTNENRLLFGAATPLVEHIPQDLKAWNRRLMLKIFPYLKDVKIDLAWGGPMACSPNLFPQIGTLPGRSNAFFVQGYSGFGVTPSHIICKVLAEGMSEGSARYDLVSSIHRPTIIGKDAIRPLLLTAGKSWHQLSGYWNGRR, encoded by the coding sequence ATGATCAATATCGAAACGCCCACCTATTACACGGCCACCAAGAAGTACAACCTCAGCTTCCCTACCCTGGAACAGGACGTGGAAGCCGACGTCGTGGTGATTGGTGGTGGCTTCTCTGGCATCAACACCGCGCTGGAGCTCGCCGAAAAAGGCATCACCAACATCGTGGTCCTGGAGGCCCGGTACCTGGGCTTCGGCGGCACCGGGCGCAACGGCGGGCAGATCATGGCCGGCATCGGCCATGACCTGGAAAAAATCAAGAAGGACGTCGGTGAAGAGGGCCTGCGCCAGATCTTCGAGATCAGCGACCTGGGCGCCGACATCATCAAGGACCGTATCGCCAAGTACGCCATCGATGCCGACTTCTGCCACGGCTACGGCTATATGGGCTTCAACGCTCGCCAGGAAAAAACCCTGCGAGCCTGGGAAAAAGACTTCAAGTCGGTCAATAGCAAGCACGAGATCCGCTTTCTCGGTGGCTCCGAGGTGCAGCAGATCATTGGCTCCAAGGCCTACAGCAGCGCCTTGCTGCACATGGGCGGCGGGCATGTGCATTCGTTGAACCTGCTGCTGGGTGAAGCCAAGGCGGTGGTCAGCCACGGCGTGCGGATTTTCGAAAACAGCCCGGCCCTGGAGGTCAGCTACGGCGAGCGCATCACTGTGCGGACCGGGCGCGGCTCGGTCAAGGCCAGCAAGTTGCTGTGGGCCTGCGACAGTTTCCTTAACAAGTTGGAACCTGAGCTGCATCGCTCAACCATTAACACCTACGCCTTCCAGATGATGACCGAGCCGTTGTCGGACGAGCTGATCCAGCGCATCAGCCCGATTCGCGGTGCCTACAGCGACATTCGCCCGGTGATCGACTACTACCGCGTCACCAACGAAAACCGCCTGCTGTTCGGTGCCGCCACGCCATTGGTGGAGCACATTCCCCAAGACCTCAAGGCCTGGAACCGGCGCCTGATGCTGAAGATTTTCCCGTACCTGAAGGACGTGAAGATCGACCTGGCCTGGGGTGGCCCGATGGCGTGCAGCCCGAACCTGTTCCCGCAAATCGGCACCCTGCCCGGGCGCAGCAACGCGTTTTTCGTCCAGGGCTACTCAGGCTTTGGCGTCACCCCGAGCCACATCATCTGCAAAGTGTTGGCCGAAGGCATGAGCGAAGGCTCGGCGCGCTACGACCTGGTCAGCTCGATCCATCGCCCCACCATCATTGGCAAAGACGCCATCCGCCCGCTGCTGCTGACCGCCGGCAAGTCCTGGCATCAGCTGTCGGGGTACTGGAACGGCCGTCGCTGA
- the hpaR gene encoding homoprotocatechuate degradation operon regulator HpaR yields MPKPRQSLTLTLLQAREAAMGFFRPSLNQHGLTEQQWRVIRILSQHDELEINRLAELACILKPSMTGVLVRMEAAGMVVRRKAEQDQRRVLVRLAPQGQACFDSMSQSMEENYQRLQDKLGEEKLQTLLGLLNELKMIRR; encoded by the coding sequence ATGCCCAAACCGCGCCAATCCTTGACCCTGACCCTGCTACAGGCCCGTGAAGCGGCCATGGGTTTTTTCCGGCCGTCCCTCAATCAGCACGGTTTGACTGAACAGCAATGGCGGGTCATCCGTATCCTCAGCCAGCACGACGAGCTGGAAATCAATCGCCTGGCTGAGCTGGCCTGCATCCTCAAGCCCAGCATGACCGGCGTGCTGGTGCGGATGGAAGCGGCGGGCATGGTCGTGCGGCGCAAGGCCGAACAGGATCAGCGGCGGGTACTGGTGCGCCTGGCACCGCAAGGGCAGGCGTGCTTCGACTCGATGAGCCAGAGCATGGAAGAGAATTACCAGCGCTTGCAGGACAAGTTAGGGGAGGAAAAGCTGCAGACCTTGCTGGGGTTGCTTAATGAGCTGAAGATGATCAGGCGCTGA
- a CDS encoding MFS transporter, which produces MSTANTADSAGTVAHDRTHATITWRLMPLLLICYLFAHLDRINIGFAKMQMSADLQFSDTVYGFGAGLFFIAYALFGVPSNMALDRVGPRRWIATLMVVWGGLSSGMFLIDSAAGFYVLRFLLGVAEAGFFPGILVFLNRWYPARRRAQVTALFAIAVPMAGVIGGPLSGGILEHFHDLGGLRGWQWMFVIEGLPVILLGLVVLKCLPDSFETVNWLTPSAKQQLREQLSVEEQRKSITSFSAILNNPQVWLLVAVYFAVMLAVNTLAFWMPTLIHGAGIGSDGQVGLLSAVPYLAGCFFMIGCGRSSDRNRERRWHLCVPLLMAAAGIAVAGLSPTDPTLVLAGLIVAGMGASAALPMFWQLPPAFLSNSTQAAGIALISSFGSIASFFAPYLIGWMRDTTQSASLALYVLALFIALGGLLVLRTQATIVNPQ; this is translated from the coding sequence ATGAGCACAGCCAACACCGCCGACTCTGCCGGCACCGTCGCGCACGACCGCACCCATGCCACCATCACCTGGCGGCTGATGCCGCTGTTGTTGATCTGCTACCTCTTCGCCCACCTGGACCGCATCAACATTGGCTTCGCCAAGATGCAGATGAGCGCTGACCTGCAATTCAGCGACACGGTCTATGGCTTCGGCGCCGGCCTGTTCTTCATCGCTTATGCGCTGTTTGGCGTGCCGAGCAACATGGCCCTGGACCGGGTCGGTCCACGGCGCTGGATCGCCACGCTGATGGTGGTCTGGGGGGGCTTGTCCAGCGGCATGTTCCTCATCGACAGCGCCGCCGGTTTCTACGTATTGCGCTTTCTGCTGGGGGTGGCCGAGGCTGGTTTCTTCCCGGGGATCCTGGTCTTCCTCAACCGCTGGTACCCGGCCCGGCGTCGGGCCCAGGTGACCGCGCTGTTTGCCATTGCCGTGCCGATGGCCGGAGTGATCGGCGGGCCATTGTCGGGCGGCATTCTCGAGCACTTCCATGATCTTGGCGGCCTGCGTGGCTGGCAGTGGATGTTCGTCATCGAAGGCCTACCGGTGATCCTGCTCGGCTTGGTGGTGCTCAAGTGCCTGCCGGACAGTTTCGAGACGGTCAACTGGCTTACGCCCAGTGCCAAGCAGCAACTGCGCGAACAACTGAGCGTTGAAGAGCAGCGAAAATCCATCACCTCATTCTCGGCGATCCTCAACAACCCGCAGGTCTGGTTGCTGGTGGCGGTGTATTTCGCCGTCATGCTGGCAGTCAACACCCTGGCCTTCTGGATGCCCACATTGATCCACGGCGCCGGCATCGGCAGCGACGGCCAGGTCGGGCTGCTCAGCGCCGTGCCCTACCTGGCCGGCTGCTTCTTCATGATCGGCTGCGGACGTTCCTCCGACCGCAACCGTGAACGCCGCTGGCACCTGTGCGTGCCGCTGTTGATGGCGGCGGCAGGCATTGCCGTGGCCGGACTCTCGCCCACCGACCCGACCCTGGTGCTGGCTGGCCTGATTGTCGCCGGCATGGGCGCCAGCGCCGCCTTGCCGATGTTCTGGCAGTTGCCACCGGCCTTCCTGTCCAACAGCACCCAGGCCGCCGGCATTGCCCTGATCAGTTCCTTCGGCAGCATCGCCTCGTTCTTCGCGCCCTACCTGATCGGCTGGATGCGTGACACCACCCAGAGCGCCAGCCTCGCGCTTTATGTGCTGGCGCTGTTCATCGCCCTTGGTGGCCTGCTGGTGCTGCGTACCCAAGCCACCATCGTCAATCCTCAATAA
- a CDS encoding molybdenum cofactor biosynthesis F family protein: MSTPTDWITVGALADGFAPEAFILPNLADLKGKTFTLNFANGWQIEHRFEQDSLSWSAADGHSSGTASYRATSVRPGLYLVDFIKREGAQTWSVSLVLDTANAAFTAVIGRMPDQEQTREGLYARALAGQPLTSVQVEFLHGSLDRPWQQGLCPHAPTTELVGLRNLYRYSPSEVYEHIYLNDQFYSWQCLKGVEQGLCDTDRCDTYKIADQLYLFVWREKIIPTLGLVLIDMQQHRSDGKIFGYAGTSFDEFSNFPVSSYCQVLNSTDYPDV; encoded by the coding sequence ATGAGCACACCTACAGACTGGATCACCGTCGGCGCCCTGGCCGATGGCTTTGCCCCAGAAGCCTTCATCCTGCCAAACCTGGCCGACCTGAAGGGCAAGACTTTCACCCTGAATTTCGCCAATGGCTGGCAGATCGAGCACCGCTTCGAACAGGACAGCCTGTCCTGGAGCGCCGCTGACGGACACTCCAGCGGCACGGCGAGTTATCGGGCCACTTCGGTGCGCCCAGGCCTGTACCTGGTGGACTTCATCAAGCGCGAAGGCGCGCAAACCTGGTCGGTGAGCCTGGTACTCGATACCGCCAACGCGGCGTTCACCGCTGTCATCGGCCGCATGCCCGACCAGGAACAAACGCGCGAAGGCCTTTACGCTCGCGCATTGGCGGGTCAGCCCCTGACATCAGTCCAGGTGGAATTCCTCCACGGCAGCCTCGACCGGCCTTGGCAGCAAGGGCTCTGCCCCCACGCACCGACCACCGAACTGGTGGGGCTGCGCAACCTGTATCGCTACAGCCCGAGTGAAGTCTACGAACACATTTACCTCAACGACCAGTTCTACTCGTGGCAGTGCCTCAAAGGCGTTGAGCAAGGCCTGTGCGACACCGATCGCTGCGACACCTACAAGATCGCCGATCAGTTGTACCTGTTCGTGTGGCGAGAAAAGATCATCCCGACCCTGGGCCTGGTGCTGATCGACATGCAACAGCACCGCAGCGACGGCAAGATCTTCGGTTACGCCGGTACGTCCTTCGATGAGTTTTCCAATTTTCCGGTCAGTTCCTACTGCCAGGTACTTAACAGCACGGACTATCCCGATGTCTGA
- a CDS encoding helix-turn-helix transcriptional regulator, translated as MNVIPTQDIAGHCLHAFTQLIPASRAAFYCVDRQLQAHDFSLHGMSGEMHRDYLDNYRQFDPLQPRHCVSDDLAVVPLGLAMARQPVRDSQRYRNFLQHYGVVDVVEVFAHRDGRPQAAISLLRTAEQGVFTSQQLTQLTALQTLLQLAVAHLPAHEDPLRDLTPKERQIAWLLRQGVSNKQLARELDVGLPTIKTHLINLFRKVGVSSRTELVSALFL; from the coding sequence ATGAACGTCATCCCCACCCAGGACATCGCCGGCCACTGCCTGCACGCGTTCACCCAACTCATCCCCGCCAGCCGGGCGGCCTTCTACTGCGTTGACCGGCAGCTGCAAGCCCATGACTTCAGCCTGCACGGCATGAGCGGCGAGATGCACCGCGACTATCTGGACAACTATCGCCAGTTCGACCCACTGCAACCGCGTCACTGCGTGTCCGATGACCTGGCCGTGGTGCCGCTGGGCCTGGCGATGGCCCGTCAACCGGTGCGGGACAGCCAGCGCTATCGCAACTTCCTGCAGCACTACGGCGTGGTGGATGTCGTGGAAGTGTTCGCCCATCGGGACGGCCGGCCTCAAGCCGCCATTTCGTTATTGCGCACCGCCGAGCAAGGCGTCTTCACCAGCCAGCAATTGACCCAACTCACCGCACTGCAAACCCTGCTGCAACTGGCTGTCGCCCACCTGCCCGCCCATGAGGACCCATTGCGCGACCTGACGCCCAAGGAGCGCCAGATCGCCTGGCTGCTGCGCCAAGGCGTGAGCAACAAACAATTGGCCCGGGAGCTGGATGTAGGCTTGCCGACTATCAAGACCCACCTGATCAACCTGTTCCGCAAGGTAGGTGTGAGCAGTCGTACCGAGTTGGTCAGCGCACTGTTTCTCTAA
- the hpaI gene encoding 4-hydroxy-2-oxoheptanedioate aldolase, which yields MDMPINTFKQRLRSGEAQIGLWLGLADAYCAELAANAGFDWLLIDGEHAPNDLRTLLGQLQAVAPYPSQPVIRPVVGDTALIKQVLDIGVQTLLVPMVESADQARELVRAIHYPPHGVRGVGSALARASRWNSIPGYLDKADEQMCLLVQIESREGLANLDAIAAVDGVDGVFIGPADLSASMGFRGNPGHPDVQAAIEDAIARIRQAGKAAGILSADEKLARRYIELGAAFVAVGVDTTVLMRGLQTLAATFKDTPKPVVGGVY from the coding sequence ATGGACATGCCTATCAATACCTTCAAACAACGCCTGCGCAGCGGTGAAGCACAGATTGGCCTGTGGCTGGGCCTGGCCGACGCCTACTGCGCCGAGCTGGCCGCCAATGCCGGCTTCGACTGGCTATTGATCGATGGCGAACACGCGCCCAACGACCTGCGCACGCTGCTCGGCCAGCTCCAGGCCGTGGCGCCCTACCCCAGTCAGCCAGTGATCCGCCCGGTCGTTGGCGACACCGCGTTGATCAAGCAAGTGCTCGACATCGGCGTGCAAACCCTGTTGGTGCCGATGGTGGAAAGTGCCGACCAGGCCCGCGAACTGGTGCGCGCCATCCACTACCCGCCCCACGGCGTACGCGGCGTCGGCAGCGCGCTGGCCCGGGCGTCGCGCTGGAATAGCATCCCCGGCTACCTCGACAAGGCCGATGAACAGATGTGTTTGCTGGTGCAGATCGAAAGCCGCGAAGGCCTGGCCAACCTGGATGCCATTGCGGCGGTGGACGGTGTGGATGGGGTCTTCATTGGCCCGGCGGATCTGAGCGCATCCATGGGCTTTCGCGGCAATCCCGGCCATCCGGATGTGCAAGCGGCCATCGAGGACGCCATCGCCCGCATCCGCCAGGCCGGAAAAGCCGCAGGAATTCTCAGCGCCGATGAAAAACTGGCCCGGCGTTACATCGAACTCGGCGCGGCGTTTGTGGCGGTGGGTGTGGATACGACCGTGTTGATGCGTGGGTTGCAGACCCTGGCGGCGACGTTCAAGGACACACCAAAGCCTGTGGTTGGCGGTGTGTACTGA
- the hpaH gene encoding 2-oxo-hept-4-ene-1,7-dioate hydratase, producing MLDQRLIQQAAARLDHAERSREQVRQFSLDHPEISIEDAYAIQRAWVAQKIQDGRKLVGHKIGLTSRAMQVSSNITEPDYGALLDDMFFDEGSDIPFERFIVPRVEVELAFILGKPLKGPNVTLFDVLDATEWVIPALEIIDARIQQIDPQTKATRKVFDTISDNAANAGVVMGGRAVRPTEIDLRKVPAVLYRNGVIEESGVSAAVLNHPAKGVAWLANKLAAYDVTLLPGQIILGGSFTRPVAANPGDTFHVDYDMLGSIACRFV from the coding sequence ATGCTCGATCAACGTCTTATTCAGCAAGCCGCCGCCCGCCTCGACCACGCCGAGCGTTCACGGGAGCAGGTCCGCCAGTTTTCCCTGGATCACCCAGAGATCTCCATAGAAGACGCCTACGCCATCCAGCGCGCCTGGGTGGCGCAAAAAATCCAGGACGGCCGCAAGCTGGTCGGCCACAAGATCGGCCTGACCTCGCGCGCGATGCAGGTTTCGTCGAACATCACCGAGCCGGACTACGGCGCGCTGCTGGACGACATGTTCTTCGACGAAGGCTCCGACATTCCGTTCGAGCGCTTCATCGTGCCCCGGGTGGAAGTGGAGCTGGCGTTCATCCTTGGCAAGCCGTTGAAAGGTCCGAACGTGACCCTGTTCGACGTGCTGGATGCCACTGAGTGGGTGATCCCGGCACTGGAAATCATCGATGCACGCATCCAGCAAATCGATCCGCAGACCAAAGCGACCCGCAAGGTCTTCGACACCATTTCCGACAACGCCGCCAATGCCGGCGTGGTCATGGGCGGTCGTGCGGTGCGTCCCACCGAGATCGACCTGCGCAAGGTGCCGGCGGTGCTCTACCGCAACGGCGTGATCGAAGAGTCCGGCGTTTCGGCGGCGGTGCTCAATCACCCGGCCAAAGGCGTGGCCTGGCTGGCGAACAAACTGGCGGCCTACGACGTGACGTTGCTGCCAGGGCAAATCATCCTCGGTGGCTCCTTCACCCGCCCTGTGGCAGCCAACCCGGGCGACACCTTCCATGTCGACTACGACATGCTCGGTTCCATCGCTTGCCGTTTCGTCTGA
- a CDS encoding 5-carboxymethyl-2-hydroxymuconate Delta-isomerase has translation MPHFIAEYTDNIEQQADLPGLFEKVHAVLGDSGVFPLGGIRSRGVRLDTWRMADGKHDYAFVHMTLKVGHGRDLATRQKVAERLFEVITAHFAELQAERLLALSFEMIELHEQLNFKANNVHAFLKAQTS, from the coding sequence ATGCCCCATTTCATCGCTGAATACACCGATAACATCGAACAACAGGCCGACCTGCCCGGCCTGTTTGAAAAGGTCCACGCCGTGCTGGGCGACAGCGGCGTGTTTCCCCTGGGTGGCATCCGCAGCCGTGGCGTGCGCCTGGACACCTGGCGCATGGCCGACGGCAAGCACGACTACGCCTTCGTGCACATGACGCTGAAAGTCGGTCATGGTCGCGATCTGGCCACCCGCCAGAAAGTCGCGGAAAGACTCTTCGAGGTGATCACCGCACACTTCGCCGAACTCCAGGCCGAGCGCCTGCTGGCGCTGTCGTTCGAAATGATCGAACTGCACGAGCAACTCAACTTCAAGGCCAACAACGTCCATGCCTTCCTCAAGGCCCAGACAAGCTAA
- a CDS encoding cupin domain-containing protein, translating into MSLITLEKDIQLSDLDAWGTVADLGSQILEGEVKAFGKMTFGAPNDAVSSAYFGTTQGKFRMVYPFAEQATVVTGEVVLTDEATGQSTRYKAGDSWFVTKGTPVLWEVVSESFVKHYFAVV; encoded by the coding sequence ATGTCCCTCATCACCCTCGAAAAAGACATCCAACTGTCCGATCTGGACGCCTGGGGCACCGTCGCCGACCTGGGTTCGCAAATTCTCGAAGGCGAAGTCAAAGCCTTCGGCAAAATGACCTTCGGCGCGCCGAACGATGCCGTGAGCAGCGCCTACTTCGGGACTACCCAAGGCAAGTTCCGGATGGTTTATCCATTCGCCGAACAAGCCACCGTGGTCACCGGCGAAGTGGTGCTCACCGACGAAGCCACCGGCCAGAGCACCCGCTACAAGGCCGGCGACAGTTGGTTCGTGACCAAGGGCACGCCCGTGCTGTGGGAAGTGGTCAGCGAAAGTTTCGTCAAGCACTACTTCGCGGTAGTCTGA
- a CDS encoding p-hydroxyphenylacetate 3-hydroxylase oxygenase component, giving the protein MKKPNPLLEDLKPILPVIAANAFQAEKDRTVPAENIALLKSIGMHRALQPKPYGGMEISLPQFADCIALLAGACASTAWAMSLLCTHSHQLAMFPAKTQQEIWGDDPDATASSSIAPFGRTEEVEGGVMFSGEMGWSSGCDHAEWAIMGFRRKNAEGAQDYCFAVLPRSDYEIRDDWFAVGMRGSGSKTLIVDNAFVPEHRIQKAKDMMEGKSGGFGLYPDSKIFYSPYRPYFASGFSTVSLGVAERMLEVFREKTRTRVRAYTGAAVGAATPALMRLAESTHQVAAARAFLEKTWQEHAEHGERHEYPSRETLAFWRTNQGYATKMCIQAVDRLMEAAGGGAWFETNELQRLFRDAHLTGAHAYTDYDVCAQILGRELMGLEPDPTMV; this is encoded by the coding sequence ATGAAAAAGCCAAATCCGCTGCTCGAAGACCTCAAGCCCATCCTGCCGGTCATTGCCGCCAATGCCTTCCAGGCGGAAAAGGACCGGACCGTACCTGCCGAGAATATAGCCTTGCTCAAAAGCATCGGCATGCACCGCGCCTTGCAGCCGAAGCCGTACGGCGGCATGGAGATTTCCCTGCCGCAGTTCGCCGATTGCATCGCGCTGTTGGCCGGCGCCTGCGCCAGCACGGCCTGGGCCATGAGCCTGTTGTGCACCCACAGCCATCAATTGGCAATGTTCCCGGCCAAGACCCAGCAGGAAATCTGGGGCGATGACCCCGATGCCACCGCCAGCAGCAGCATCGCCCCGTTTGGTCGCACCGAGGAAGTCGAGGGCGGTGTGATGTTCAGCGGTGAAATGGGCTGGAGCAGCGGCTGCGATCACGCCGAGTGGGCGATCATGGGGTTTCGCCGCAAAAATGCCGAGGGTGCCCAGGACTACTGCTTCGCGGTGTTGCCTCGCAGCGATTATGAAATCCGTGACGACTGGTTCGCGGTGGGCATGCGCGGCAGTGGCAGCAAGACGTTGATCGTCGACAACGCTTTCGTGCCGGAGCACCGCATCCAGAAAGCCAAGGACATGATGGAAGGCAAGTCCGGTGGGTTTGGCCTGTACCCCGACAGCAAGATTTTCTATTCGCCGTATCGTCCGTACTTCGCCAGTGGTTTTTCCACCGTCAGTCTGGGCGTGGCCGAACGTATGTTGGAGGTCTTTCGCGAGAAAACCCGCACCCGCGTGCGCGCCTACACCGGGGCTGCAGTGGGTGCTGCAACGCCAGCGTTGATGCGTTTGGCCGAATCGACCCACCAGGTGGCGGCGGCTCGGGCGTTCCTCGAAAAAACCTGGCAGGAACACGCCGAACATGGCGAACGCCACGAATACCCCAGCCGTGAAACCCTGGCGTTCTGGCGGACCAACCAGGGATATGCCACCAAGATGTGCATCCAGGCGGTGGATCGCCTGATGGAAGCCGCCGGTGGCGGCGCCTGGTTCGAGACCAACGAACTGCAACGGCTGTTTCGCGATGCCCACCTGACCGGCGCCCATGCGTACACCGACTACGACGTCTGCGCGCAGATCCTCGGGCGTGAATTGATGGGCCTGGAGCCTGATCCCACCATGGTGTGA